GGTAGGGGGTGCGTGTAGagaatcaaaaaaagaaaactttttaaaacttttttttttagacgtGGTGGGGTGTCGGTCGTTTGGGGCGGGGGGGGTGGTgtgaaaataaaaacttttttgATTCTACTTTATACTATTTAATTTaccttttataaaaaaattatcaaaattaaaagtttgcgtggttaaaaattaaaattttggagGGTTTGGTggggtgtgggggggggggggtcatgGGGGTAGGTGgtgtaaaaattcaaaaaaaagtaacttttaaaactttttttaagaaattttttttcaaaagcgGGGAAAAAGGGGGGGGTATGTGGTGGTGTAGATAATtcgtaaaaaatttaaaacttaaaaaaaaaaaaatttttttgggggggggggggggtggggggggggttgtatgtggtggtgtagaaaattaaaaactacaaaaaaaaaaaaaaaatgggggtgtggggtgttggggggggggtatgtggtggtgtagaaaatccaaaaaaaaaggggtcaaaaatacccctgaactATAGAGGAAGAGGGAGAGGGGCTGACGTGGCCATCCACGTGGATAATTTTTTCCACATGGCACTGCCACGTCAGCATCTAACAAGGTCAGTTAACTTGAGGGGTATAAGTGATCCCTTCGAGTAACGACGAGGGTATATTTGATACCAAATACAAACGGAGGGTATATGTGATCCATTTCTGGTagttcaggggtatttttgacccttttccgtagaTTAAATGAGAGCAAGTAGattatagggaaaagggtcaaatatacccctctactttattttattagttaaacggaaaagggccaaaattacccctgaactttgaaaaatagttcatccatacccttcgttatactttagggccaattatacccttacagttatactatggggtcaattatacccttctGTCTAACtattgccacgtggcatcatcccaacccttcaaaattattttactcactaaaataactcaatccgacccaaattttttttccagcaaaaataatacggataatttttccaaaaaacatataaaaataattccgtattatttttgtttaaaaaaaaaaattttcggcctgattgagttattttaatgagtaaaaaattatttgagggtaaaataattttgaagggctagatgatgccacgtggcaatgCTGATTAAGGGTATAATCGACCCCATAAGATAACCTGAAGCAgataattggccctaaagtataacgaagggtatgaatgaactatttttcaaagttcaagggtaattttggcccttttccgttagttaaatatacccttcgttagtgaaagttaataaaaataacCCTGTTGTCTTCAAACTTCACAATTATGCCTCTATTTGGATGGAAATCCCCAAATCTTGTCAAATtacccaatttcaaaaaaattaccccatttttttttcttgacccGCCCCGCCCGACCCGCCTATCATCATCAAACTCTAGCTTCATCTTCTttcatggagaaaaaaaaaaaaaaagcatgaaCACACCCAAAtgataaaatttcaaaactcaCCTCAAATGTAATGTTTAAATTCAACTCCAAATCTTAGTGCAACCAGTACTTGATATACACATTAGTTTTACTAAGCACTAAATTTTTCCATTAGCATACcaagatatacacataaaaCTGTCTGGAAAATAACCACAATGATTTAACAAAAATTGTGCTTCTAGCAGTTTTTTAACTATAAACAGCATAGTTTTTCATATCGTCATAGCAAATAGTAAAATATAGCACCAAGTCGCCCTAGATGCCATGAGTTGATGTTAGAATTGACAGATAGCATGTGCTACTGCAAATAATAATCTCGTTTCAGTTTGTCTTTGTTGTTCATCAAAAAATGCAGGGATGATAGGCGGGAAAATAACCACAATGATTTACCCACATTTgggtgtgtttttttttttgaagaagatgTTTGAAaattacgatgatgatgatatgaaacATTGGGCGGGCGGGTCAACGAAAAAAGtgggtaatttttttgaaattgggtaatttgagaagatttggggatttccatccaaatagggGCATAAGTGTGAAGTTTGAAAATGTCAGGggtatttttattaactttcactaatgaagggtatatttaactaataaaacaaagtagaaggggtatatttgactctTTTCCCTAGATTATACTATGTCATATCCTTTACAAAGCTTATCTTGGGTGACAAAACAAGAGAATCAGTTGCTCTTCTAAGCACAAGCTATGGTGACAACACTTCAACGGAGATCCCTTGTCCGGTAGTGATAGAGTTTCATATGCTCTAACCTTATACTTTATATACTTGATTGGATGAATAATCCAGCAAGAGGCGTGTTTAGACAAAATAGACAGACAAGTTGCTTAGCTAAGTGAACATATGACAACACAAAAAAGAAAGTCCCATATTCGGTGGCAGTGGCTTAGCTATAATAACCTTTTGTCgaaaaattaaactaaatatatagaaaataatacgtacataaattaaaaattattttttatatagttacattacattttgaatatttttagtgAAATTCATGACTTCACCATGATGATAGTGTTGACTTTCAGATGTAGTGTTGAATTATAAGAGATCTTTGAGCGCATGGTCCATAGGAAACAACTTCTCTATCTCCCAAAGCAAAggtaagatctgcgtacacCCTACTTTTCCCAAACCACACATgtaggattacactgggtaCGTTGTTGTTATTTGGAATTACAAGAAACTGCAATAAGAGTGGGGCTGGGGGCGTGGGGGGGTGTCATGTGCTTTGTAGGCAACTTGCCCAATTCCAGTCATGCACTTCAACCATGTAGGCTACTTGCTTCAAATTTCATTATAACTCAGCTCAAAGAGCTCAAGATCCCATGTTTCTTACAAAGAAGAACAACGGCCGTGGTATCATATCATTAGCAGTCCAACTTATTCTTTTGCCAAATTCCAGCTTCCTACTTTACTCatttaagaaagaaacaagGCCTACTAACAAGAAACAGACTGATTAAACGTGTAAGTTTTGGATAAACATTCAACAGCACCGCCACTACATTAGTCTTACCAAAGTAAGAAAAAGAACTTAAAACCCTCCTACAACTCTCGCAGTGAACTCCTACTTATTCCTCATACTCGTTCTGTTTCGGTTAGTTTCCTTCTTCACGAGTCTGCAGCGACAGCAACTGGTTCTGGCAAGGAAAAGATTTTCACAGGTGAAGAAGTTTTGGTTTTGAGTGAGATGTGGGCAGAACCAATTAACTCCTCCTGAATCCCAGAATTCAGGATTTCACGAACTTTCCGCACTTCATTTGCCAGCTCTATGATGTAATCATCTTCATGACCAATATCGTACAGAGCCTTCTCCATTTTGAATATGTATTCTCTGTTGTCGCCACAAGGACCATGAGCAGTCGCAATTTGCCTGCAAAAGGGATTTCAAATTTAGTTGCTTAGGTAGTTCTAACTTCTATCTCAGACAAAAGTAGGAAGCTGAAAATAGGAAACTGAGTGCTTACCAGGCCATCTCTTCCAATGGGGCAGGCCCTAGATAGTATTTATTATTCACTTTGTCAGGAGTGGATGTAAACCTGAAATGAAAAATTGGAACAATCAATTCGATGCACTTTTTATCCAAATCTTACTGACTTCACTTTCTTCACATTAATGTAAGAAGTTTTGAAGTAGAGAAGAGAAACTACGAGACAAACGAAGGAACTTACACTATTACTCCCGTTAAAGCTGGCTGAGCAGAGTCTTCTTCCTGAAGTAAAAAAAGATAACATGGTGAGAAAAGGAACTTATTTTCTCTTTACCAGTTCCCTGTTAACTTTCTTCGACAACTTGTGTTGTTTCCATTCCATAAAGAGATGCACACAAAACTGGTATAGATTATTAACTTACCGTGAAGAAGTCTACTGAGGTCTTGCTATCGTACTCGCACTCTCTTCTTTCAAGATACTGTAAAGCACAGATTAGAGAATCAAAGTCAGAGTCTAGAAGTGCAAGTGCTATGAGAGGATGTGTAAACAAATAAAAAGCCAAGGGAACAACCATGAACAGAAAAGAGAAATAGTTACAGATCAGTTCACATACCTCCAttgctttcttttccttttcaggCCCTCCTCGCACACAATAAACAGCACCCCACTGAAAGAAAATGCAGATATCAGCAAAATTGACACAAGACATTGCAATAATAGTTTGGGAAAGAAAAAACTCCAAGAATTCACCATCACCATATAAAATTGCAATCATAgtcttatagcctgtttggccgaacttttaaaatcagcttatttaaaatgtgtttttttccaaaaagtACTTGCTTTTGGtgagaagcagtttgtgtttggctaatcaatttgaaaaacacttttgaacaataattagtgtttggccaaacttttaaaaagtgcttctaagtgtatttctcaaaagtattttttagaaaagtatttttcaGGAGAAGCTACTTTTCTCAGCTTCTCAAAAACAACTTCTGCTTTTACTCACACTTTTCCTTCTCCTAAaggcttggccaaacacctcaactttgatttaaaaaaacacttttggccTTGTTAATCACTGAGAGTAGGGGTGAGTAAATATAATCAGAGCTTTTGTTGTAACTACATGAGGATGCAACAGAAAGTCACTAATAGAGATTACATTGTGATTGGCATGTTGACGATAGTAAACCATACCATCTATGACAACAAGGGAACTTCTCTACAGAACATTAAAgacacaaataaataaatgtaacaTTTCTGCTCAAAGTCATTCTCATGTAGAATAGATTATACTCTGCAGGTAAAGAAAGTAACTAGCTAAAATCCACTTACGCAAACAGATCCTTCACTTTCTTCCAAGGTGCAAGTTCTTGCAGGGTGTTTAGGTGTACCTCTGTGATCAATGCAAGCTGATACATTCACATAAACACAATTAACATCAATCTAAAAATAACAAATATCAATTTGAAGCAACGATAAGCCTCGGCCTCAGAGCAACATACCAAGATCAAACACGCGCTTGTAATCCTTGATGTAACCTATCATTTTCTCATCATATTCAAAACCTGGATTCCACACCAAGGAGCCATAGCcaaaaatccagaataccatGATTGCAAAAGCTTCCTGATGCTGATCTCTGCACTATTAACCATGATATAGATTATTCAATATTCACATCCACCAAAAGTATTCACTCAAGATAACCTATAAAGCAAAAGTTACTGCAAAACAATCCAAATTTTACTTCTGTCCCCATTAGagaaaaaaaacataacttCAGAGCAGGacaagatatagtaaacaaaatACAACTGCTATTTGGGACTTTAATATTTGTCACATTGTAATGCACCAACAGGTTAAAGGGGGCCCGCTTGTTATAGAAACAAAAAAGACAGCTACTTtatttcctaaaacatctaCTACCAGTAGTTTTTATTTTCCATGGATTTTTTAATATTGATATCCAccaaaatataacttttttaCCTCAAGTAATTACTGGGAAACAATTTTGTTTACAATTTTTACTTCATGACAAAACACATCAACAAAATACAACTGTATTTGGTTCTTTTCTATTTGTCATATTGCATGTGATGTAATGCACCACAAAGGTTAAAGGGGCCTGTTTGTTacagaaacaaaaaaataaaacagcTATTTATTTCCAAAAACAAATACTGTAGTAGTTTTTGTTTTCCATAAAAGTAACAGCCAAAAAAGTATATTTCCCAAAACAAACTCTTGCAAAGCCAAACCCAACTGCACAAACAGTATTCCCAAAATAGAAAACCAAAACTAACAAAAAAGGAACTGCTTTCTAATTTAAAAAAAGCCACACAAGGCTATGCTAGAAAAAGTTAAAACCACAAAGTACAAGCACTAAAAAGCACTGTACAAGCTCTAAAGCACAATATACAAGTGTTTAAGCACAATGTCCAAACAGCTATTTTATAATACTAGTAGTTTTGGTTTTCCATAAAAGTAAGCACAAAtcatattccaaaaaaaaaaaaaaaaaaaaaaaaaaaaggaaccccCAAAACCAACAAAAAGAGCTGTTTTTTTAGCAATAAAACCATACAAAACTGTGGTAGCACAAGGTAAAACAGCAGTGTACAAACACTGAAATGCACTGTACAAGCTCTAAAGCATAATATACAAGTGTTTAAGCACAATGAACAAGCATTACAAGATGAAGTGATTTTACACATTTTGCTAGTCAGAGTGTGATTAATCTTCCTTTTCATCCACAAAACCCTAATTTCAAGTAGAATTAGGGAATACAATTTGGGCAAAACCAAGACTAATGATAGTAATAACTAAGATatcaagaaaatgagaaaaacaaagaaaccccatgaaaaaataaaataaaaaagatgaatacacataaaagaaaaaacagagaaacccatgaaaaaaaaaaaagaaagatgaatacccaaaaaagaaaaaatatgaaaaaacaaaaaacaaaatggAGATGAAGCAAAGACTTACCAATATATGTTTGATGTCCAAAATGGATTAAAGGCAGTGCATTTTTACCTCAGAtcagaaataaataaatgaatttgaGGAAAAGTAAATAATGGAGGGATTTGGCTaaaaatagaaaccctagagaagagagagagagagagagaaacaacgatgtttgtttcttttgtgtattttttCTCTCTCTGTTCTCTACGGGGTTTAACTGAGGAGGAGCATGTTTGTGTCCGGAAATAAAGTATTTATAGCTGTGAACGAAGTAGAACAAAGGGGTGATGACTCATAATTCTATTCTTCTTTTTGTACCTAGACACCATGTGGATGTGTGGTCCATCAACATCAATGCATGTGTACAAATTTATGTTCCATAGGGGTGAGTGGGtattcaacttttttttcttttttttttttttttccacaaagtAAAGTGGATTTTTTTACATattcttagtaggcgtttgaccATAGAAAcgaaaaactttttcacttattttggaattttAGAATAGGAGGTAGAGTtatgtttggccatagattttgtgtattttgttgttgaaatgtacttgtTCAATAAGgtttggttgtgaaaaaagtgaaaaacaaggttttaattatttttcaaattccagttgtatttgaaattttcatgtcaaacactaatttttgaaaaaagtgaaaaaaaaaaaatcgaaaaaaaagtggataattcttatggccaaaagGGTCCTTAATAAAAGTAGcattaaaggaaaaatgagtaaattttccttatttttttttattacggTAGGGGGAGGGGAACAGAGAAGGGGATTACAACATGGGATTTAAACCCTCAAAGAACAAGGtaaaagttcaggtagccaaccaactgagctactagtaAATTTTCCTTATATCAACGAATTTAATTTCTGCAACAAATTGGAGAAGATACACTTTGACCTTCAATTAATGGTAAGAAAAattaacattcataaattccTGGCTTAATATATAGGCAGCCTCTTAAATTTGTCGGGATATTCCATTTAGATGCTTGAATTAGGGCTTGTTTCAATTAGATCTCAATTCCTAATAAAGTGTTTCAATTAGATTcaagttcaaattttgatttttttttttttttttttgcatgtgtTTTCATTGGTTTATTAGGTAGTTAagttaaccacataaaatatgtcaatctcctttaattatacgcGTCCACCTCAATAAGTCGTAGAAACTCAGGCATTTTCTACTTGAGATTGATGAAAGGATATGACATATGACGAATGAAAACACGCAcaatcttttttcttcaaattttgaaccaaaagtgtCTAAATAGAACACTTTATTAGGAGTTGATATGTTCAATGGGAACAAAGGTTAGTTCGAATGTCTAAATGAAATATCCTAACAAGTTTAGGGACTCGGTATGTATTAAGAATAAATTCTAATGTTGATTCGTGTGATAAATGACACATCACGTTtagtatttaattaattaaaatgtgtgtTTTTGATTGCTTTACGTAGgaaatatatttaatttgaactttttttataaatatattatctTCAGCTAAGGAATAACATTACTagtttaatataatataatacatgTGTAATAATTAAGGGTGAAACGACTAAACATGCTAAtagtttttttaatatttacaaGCAAGGGTTAAAATACATTttcaataaattttatttaaagtttAATATGTTTTGTCAGTATCACAAAGGTTAAAATCAAAACTTACCCGTGGTAGGCCAAAAGTAATATTCCTTTAAGTTTTTTGATTAACTCCACCAAATTCAAAAGTGCGGTGTTCTAACACAGCAAGGTATTTTGTTCAATAGTTTCCTATTTGTGTTTCCTTCTTAATAGAAACTAAACAAAAATGTAGAAACTTATAAGCATGATATAGAAGGTACGGTTCACTTTGATTCGAGTTTTATGTAACAAATCAAACAAATTGTGTCTGGTTACTAAACTCATATATAAAAACCTAATTAAACAAAatatagatggtttatatgtttcTATTTTTGGTGATCTAGTTATTTAAGTGACATATGATACATATTGAATTCATCCCATTTATACAAGTAAAATACCgaatcaaaccaaatattacaaacaaattaaaatttaggaTACCATAgcaaatcatccaaaaaaatGTCTATTTCTTACATCGTTTTGGttcaatttttgatttttttttaagttgataATGATCCCTAACTTGTAGGAACGTATTTGATGTATGTGTTCAATGTGTGTATGTCACATACTTTTACATGGAAAGTTTTCATCGAACCTAGTCGGTTTCTTTGGTAATATTCACTTTTGCGCGTTTATGACCGTACGTAATTTAATGCAGAATGCATGGGACCTTGAAAGTGGACCACCAAGATCATGACTTCAAAGAATGGATAATATAAGATATTTTACTGATTTCTTACCCATAAAAAAAGTACTTAACGAAGTGTTAATGTCCTAAGTTCATTGAACCTAGACAAGTGTAAAGGGCAAAAAAAGAATTTATCGGACCTCAAAATGGGTATCAAATTGAGTGgaagattaaaaaagaaaaatctagagttGGTTGCTTAGAATCTGTTCATTAGTTGATATTAACACCTGCTATCAAATATTAATCATTATTTTAAAagctattattataatttaACCACTCTTTTGGTACGGAGaaatttttggacaaaaataccTGAactaaaatacataacaacttCAATAAATTGTGTTTGAAATTCAAAGGATTGACAAGTGGAACCCAAGAAATGGTTCATGACGCTAAAAAATTGCTAGAATGTGAAACCTCATGAACGATTAATGGGGTTCAGAGATCTTATAAGTTCTTCCGCATTTTAACTTTAAGTAGGtgtatttttgttcatttttttttcccgcATTAAAGTGTGACTATTTCTGTATTACTTTTCAAACAGTAGCCAAAAATTCATAGCAAGCTCGATACCTGGCCATCCCGTCTAACTTTTACCAATTTAAGCACTTGATATAACTTAGAAGACTCAAATGATCCAGAAGAAAATTtcgttcaaaaaaaaaaaagaagaaattacttagtttatatgtatattgtctTTTACGCTACACACACTTTATCTCcccataaagaaagaaaaactttcCATTAGTTGGAGCCTTGGTGGTTAAACAAATTATGAATAATTAAGGGAACAAATGAAAGAAATGGCGTAACAAATCATTTTTATTCCAAATTGACCCAACTTATCTAACTACAAGTAAACTTTAGATGAAtttatttgttcattattttgttaattttgaCCTTCTTAAATTTAGTCCAACCTGTCTATTTGACACTACACGCCTATGCAAGAGACGATAAACTATCCTACTTGCTTGCAAGATTAACTTTCGCATTAGTAAAAATAATCAATTGGTATTTACATGCCCGCCTTCAGttgtttacaccaaatcaatgCATACAAGACGTGTGCCTTTCTTACTAGCTTAGATTTTCATATCTCTAATAGAAGAAAAATGTGTgtcatttcaaaatttaatttttggatcaCATTACAATTTTTTCAGTGTTGAGTTTATGTTGtaagcagaaaatacagaagGTAAGATGAAATAAATAGAATTATAGTGTGTCCATACAAAAAATAACTTATCAGTTGCCCCAGATCTGTACAAAATGTAAATAGGGGCTTCATAAAAGCATTTACATGGTGGAAAAGAGGAACAAAATGTTAACAAATTATAGGACCAAAGAGGAAGGCAAGTCCTATACTAGCAGAACTTTTAGTTTTTGATATTTTCTTACAAGAAAAGTTTTCATATTAAAACTTCAGAACAAAAATCTCATCGATTAGGTCCCTGTGCTTTATTGGCTCCTCGAGCTCTCGTAGCTAGACGGTGCTGTATTTGGGTAACTTAACTTGTCCTGCAGAGATCATGGTGAAAAATGTGTCTAAGATAAAAGTAAAAACTATATGTTTATTCATCAAAGATCTAAATGAAGTTTAGTTTGTGATGTAACGTGTATATGCTGACAAAGTAAAAAAGGTTTACATGATCAGTATATTTAAATCTATTGTAGCAGTTAAGTTAGTTTATTGTCCAGGTTACTAGTATCACTTGTTATGAACGGATACCTGTAGTTGTAGTTATCTTTTAGGTGACctgatattttataaaagttaaactcGCAATTTATGCATGTTGACTTACCTGGGAGAGGGTAACTTGGCTATGATTTGGTgagacatttgaattgtacatAAGCGATGGGCATGTGTTTTCCTCAGCAAGTGCTCTCAATCTTTCTAATTCTGGCAAAACGACCTTTCCAAGATCTGGTCTGTCTTTTCGCCTTAGCTCAGAGCACTGTAGCGATAAATTGGCAAGACGCATAGCCTCATCGACGGGCCAATCATGAATAGCTGGATCAAGCATTTCCTTGAAGGTTCCTTTCTCCATTGCCCTTTCAACATAATGAGTCAATCCCATTGGCGGCTTAGCCGTTAATATCTGCAAAAATATGATGCCTAAGGAGTATACATCAGACTTTACGCCAAGCATGCCCGTTTGCTGATATTCAGGATCGATATAGCAAAACGTTCCAGCAGTTGATGTCATTCTATATTGAGTGACAGTATCTGCTACTGATGGAGGGACAAGCCGGGctaagccaacatcactaatcttACTAACAAAGTTGCGATCGAGCAAAATATTGCCCGGCTTTAAATCACGGTGAACTAATGGCTCTGGTTTACTCTGGTGTAGGAAAAGCAGACCGGTAGCTATTTCTGCAGCAATCCGAAACCTCTGCTGCCAAGAAAGCGGTGGCGTCTTTCCTTTATGGAATAAACGGTCTTCCAAGCTTCCGTTAGACATAAACTCATATACTAAGCACCCGTATTCCGGACAGGCTCCTAGAAGAAGCACCATGTTAGGATGCCGTATGCAGCTCAAAACTTCAACCTGCAGCGGAAGATAAAGAGTTTTTGAATCTAGGAATTGTACTATACTCATTTTACAGAAAATCTTGCAGAATCAACAAAGTCAAAATTTATGCATTATAGTTTTCATCACACAAAAGAACATTGGTTCCTAGTTCTCTAACTCTAGGATTCTAATTTTCTCATTTGCAGACTATTGAATTATTGCCTAGTAGAATGCTAACTATATTATTGTCCTCAGTGTCAGAGGCGGACCGATACTTTAAAGTTTATGGGCTCCTACAACGCCTTCACGTTAGTACTATAATTATAACTAGGTTCACAGTCAAATATTCATGGATATTTAGTagatttttaatatatatacatagtcgGGGCCAAAGTTACTGGGTTCTCATGAACCCATATACATGACCCTAGATCCACCCCTGCTTAGTCTTAAACATATTTAGTCTTCGACATACCAACATTCAATTATAGGGGATTATCACAACTTGTCTAGTGACTATACAGCTCTTTGTTTATATTTTCTCATATGATATTCATTCTACCCTGAAGATTGCCCCTTGCTCTACATTATGTGCTGACACTTAATTGTAGCAGTCCGTTTATGATTTGCGTGTTATTTTAGACTAAGAAGACCCTTGTGATTATATATAAACGTATCCCCCACCCGGCCAACCCCCGTGGAAAAATTAGACTCTAGCGTTATGAAATAAACATGCCTGAATTCTATGATCAATATATTACCTCTTGCTGAAACTGTTGACGTCCATGAGCTGCATCAGGACGAAGGACCTTAACTGCAACAGGTGTATGATCCAGGTAGCACTTATACACAGGCCCATAACCTCCTTCTCCAATTTTACGAGTTTGGGCAAAGTAGTCTGTTGCAGATTCGATCTCCTCGATTGTATATTTCCTGTACCTGAAATCATTTTTTGTAAGTTTATTTAGTATCTTATTCTTCTCTTCAGCTTCTTTTAGAGCTTTCATTTCCGCACTGATTCTCTTCTGAGATTCTAGTTCTGCAAGCCTCTGAGCCGCCTCTGCATGCTCGATGGCTGCTCTAGACTTCGCCTTTTCCTTCTCTGCAAGTGCCAGTGCAGCTTCCTCGGCTAAACGTGCCTCTTCTAATCTTC
This portion of the Lycium ferocissimum isolate CSIRO_LF1 chromosome 1, AGI_CSIRO_Lferr_CH_V1, whole genome shotgun sequence genome encodes:
- the LOC132057442 gene encoding gamma-glutamylcyclotransferase 2-1-like, whose product is MVFWIFGYGSLVWNPGFEYDEKMIGYIKDYKRVFDLACIDHRGTPKHPARTCTLEESEGSVCWGAVYCVRGGPEKEKKAMEYLERRECEYDSKTSVDFFTEEDSAQPALTGVIVFTSTPDKVNNKYYLGPAPLEEMAWQIATAHGPCGDNREYIFKMEKALYDIGHEDDYIIELANEVRKVREILNSGIQEELIGSAHISLKTKTSSPVKIFSLPEPVAVAADS
- the LOC132057455 gene encoding U-box domain-containing protein 52-like isoform X2; translated protein: MWQLPPGNHAERMPLPNKLIAVAIDKDRGSQIALKWTVDHLLARGQTVLLIHVKLKQSANASGQSPNTKSNQNSDGTGSGNNQLDPQTTELFLPFRVFCTRKDLQCYDVVLDDTDVAKAIIEYVNRTGVEVLILGATTRGGLLRFKAKDIPGGVLKGAPDFCTVHVISKSGKISSTRAASRPAPFVHPLRHQLMQPASIKFAPFEPSTSSATNSRSFQGGTKPVCDPPPSTLQSDTMSIKSPFTHRKGPNGKPYEISSMPDTDISYVSSGRPSIDNIYSSISDSYDGGGPTPPRLSGFSDFDTQSFDSSQFGRRSVDTLTPPELSFASIESERTSISQGPGDDLEAEMRRLKQELKQTMEMYSTACKEALTAKQKAMELQRWKMEEQRRLEEARLAEEAALALAEKEKAKSRAAIEHAEAAQRLAELESQKRISAEMKALKEAEEKNKILNKLTKNDFRYRKYTIEEIESATDYFAQTRKIGEGGYGPVYKCYLDHTPVAVKVLRPDAAHGRQQFQQEVEVLSCIRHPNMVLLLGACPEYGCLVYEFMSNGSLEDRLFHKGKTPPLSWQQRFRIAAEIATGLLFLHQSKPEPLVHRDLKPGNILLDRNFVSKISDVGLARLVPPSVADTVTQYRMTSTAGTFCYIDPEYQQTGMLGVKSDVYSLGIIFLQILTAKPPMGLTHYVERAMEKGTFKEMLDPAIHDWPVDEAMRLANLSLQCSELRRKDRPDLGKVVLPELERLRALAEENTCPSLMYNSNVSPNHSQVTLSQDKLSYPNTAPSSYESSRSQ